One Neomonachus schauinslandi chromosome 9, ASM220157v2, whole genome shotgun sequence DNA segment encodes these proteins:
- the LOC110571764 gene encoding 60S ribosomal protein L32-like — protein MNLASLLLLGITAALRPLMKPKIVKKRTKKGHLGGSFIQHQADRYVKIKYNWQKPRGTDIRAHRRFKGQILMPNNGYRSNKKTKHMLPSGFRKFLVHNIKELTVLLMCNKSHCAEIAHNVSSKNRKAIVERTAQRAIRVTNPNARLCSEENE, from the exons CCTTCTCTTACTCGGCATCACGGCTGCCCTCAGACCTCTGATGAAGCCCAAGATCGTTAAAAAGAGAAccaagaaggggcacctgggtggctca TTCATCCAGCACCAGGCAGACCGATATGTCAAAATTAAGTACAACTGGCAGAAACCCAGAGGCACTGACATTAGGGCGCACAGAAGATTCAAGGGCCAGATCTTGATGCCCAACAATGGTTACAggagcaacaagaaaacaaagcacatgtTGCCCAGTGGCTTCCGGAAGTTCCTAGTCCACAACATCAAGGAGCTTACAGTGCTGCTGATGTGCAACAAATCCCACTGTGCAGAGATTGCTCACAATGTCTCCTCCAAGAACCGCAAAGCTATTGTGGAAAGAACAGCCCAGCGGGCCATCAGAGTCACCAATCCCAATGCCAGGCTGtgcagtgaagaaaatgaatag